Proteins encoded within one genomic window of Acinetobacter sp. WCHA55:
- the nuoN gene encoding NADH-quinone oxidoreductase subunit NuoN, with amino-acid sequence MNFTMSFSELMPLAPVMIVALTTIVVMILTAIKRNHNLIATASVVGLNLAAAYVLFTMFGGAFKPANVMGMFMVDAFTLLYQVIILIAALACCTLSHAYIETYKDNREELYILMLSSVTGAMLMVASSHYASFFISLELMSIPVYGLLAYTHQRSKSLEAGVKYLVLSATASAMLLMGMAYIYAYTGSMSFYDNVQALMQNIQQPMVLLGLGFIVFAVAFKLSLAPFHKWTPDVYAGAPTPIATFLATAAKVATIGLFVRYILTSGAILVDSIITILTVIAVLSILVGNFLAVKQVNLKRILAYSSIAHFGYLLIGLISMTYASLGNVSVYVITYVLTTIGAFGAVALMSSPYNNVDEAESLADYRGLFWRRPVLTAVLTVMMLSLAGIPLTAGFIGKFLVVMAAVTTQHWFLAAMIIVGSGIGLYYYLRVMVVMYMTPPDAPRVDAVDHWGQKVGGIMVLLAAAAVLVIGIYPDPIIKLALQSEILSPIHFMLSQQH; translated from the coding sequence ATGAACTTCACAATGTCATTTTCTGAGCTTATGCCTTTAGCTCCTGTGATGATCGTTGCTTTAACAACGATCGTCGTGATGATTCTTACTGCAATTAAGCGTAACCATAACTTAATTGCAACAGCATCAGTTGTGGGCTTAAACCTTGCAGCAGCTTATGTGCTTTTCACAATGTTTGGTGGTGCTTTTAAACCAGCAAACGTGATGGGTATGTTCATGGTGGATGCGTTCACCTTGTTATACCAAGTGATCATTTTGATTGCGGCACTGGCATGCTGTACTTTGTCGCATGCGTATATCGAGACTTATAAAGATAACCGTGAAGAACTGTATATCTTAATGTTGTCATCAGTGACTGGTGCAATGTTAATGGTCGCAAGCTCTCACTATGCATCGTTCTTCATTAGCCTTGAGTTGATGTCGATTCCTGTATATGGATTATTGGCGTATACACACCAACGCTCTAAATCTTTAGAAGCGGGGGTGAAGTACTTGGTGCTTTCAGCAACCGCTTCAGCAATGTTGCTAATGGGTATGGCTTACATTTACGCGTACACAGGTTCAATGTCATTCTATGACAATGTTCAAGCGTTAATGCAAAACATCCAACAGCCAATGGTACTTTTAGGTTTAGGTTTCATCGTATTTGCTGTGGCATTTAAACTGTCTTTAGCGCCATTTCACAAATGGACACCAGACGTTTATGCAGGTGCACCAACACCGATTGCAACTTTCCTTGCAACGGCTGCAAAAGTCGCAACAATTGGTCTGTTTGTACGTTACATCCTAACCTCAGGTGCGATCCTTGTTGACTCTATTATCACGATCTTAACTGTGATTGCAGTGTTATCAATTTTGGTGGGTAACTTCCTTGCAGTGAAGCAAGTGAATTTGAAACGTATCTTGGCATACTCTTCAATTGCACACTTTGGTTACTTGTTGATTGGTTTAATCAGCATGACCTATGCAAGCCTTGGTAACGTATCAGTCTATGTGATCACTTATGTGTTAACTACGATTGGTGCGTTCGGTGCGGTTGCATTGATGTCTAGCCCATACAACAACGTAGATGAAGCAGAAAGCCTAGCGGACTACCGTGGTCTATTCTGGCGTCGTCCAGTGTTGACCGCGGTGTTAACGGTGATGATGCTGTCGCTTGCAGGTATTCCATTGACAGCGGGCTTTATTGGTAAGTTCCTTGTAGTCATGGCTGCAGTAACGACTCAACATTGGTTCCTTGCTGCAATGATCATCGTTGGTTCTGGTATTGGTCTGTACTACTACCTTCGTGTGATGGTTGTTATGTATATGACACCACCAGATGCGCCACGTGTAGATGCTGTGGATCATTGGGGGCAAAAAGTCGGTGGTATTATGGTGCTTTTAGCTGCGGCAGCAGTGCTTGTGATTGGTATCTATCCAGATCCAATTATCAAGTTAGCACTTCAGTCAGAGATTCTATCTCCAATCCACTTTATGCTTTCTCAACAGCACTAA
- the nuoJ gene encoding NADH-quinone oxidoreductase subunit J — protein MWPFYLMALVAIVSTIRVVTNANPVHALLSLIVSLLAVAGMFMIVGAPFAGALEIIVYAGAIMVLFVFVVMMLNLGQHTVEQERKWLTSSAWAYPALMSFLMGLVLVWMLGSDYTAAGPVMGTEVVGPKVVGQALFTHYLLLVEVAAMLLLAALVAAFHLGKREPGAEEDKQ, from the coding sequence ATGTGGCCATTTTATTTGATGGCACTTGTGGCCATCGTTTCTACGATTCGTGTTGTGACCAACGCGAATCCTGTACACGCTTTATTGAGCTTGATCGTGTCACTTCTTGCAGTTGCAGGCATGTTTATGATCGTGGGTGCGCCATTTGCTGGCGCGCTTGAGATCATCGTCTATGCAGGCGCGATCATGGTGTTATTCGTATTCGTAGTGATGATGTTAAACCTTGGTCAACACACCGTTGAACAAGAGCGTAAATGGTTAACATCGTCTGCTTGGGCATATCCAGCACTCATGAGCTTCTTAATGGGCTTGGTGTTGGTGTGGATGCTCGGCTCTGACTACACAGCGGCTGGCCCTGTTATGGGTACTGAAGTTGTGGGTCCAAAAGTCGTTGGCCAAGCACTCTTTACTCACTATTTATTATTGGTTGAAGTTGCTGCCATGTTATTGCTTGCTGCGTTGGTTGCAGCATTCCATCTTGGCAAACGTGAACCAGGTGCAGAAGAGGACAAACAATAA
- the nuoH gene encoding NADH-quinone oxidoreductase subunit NuoH — translation MQQELIRQTPLWAENWPIAYSVIQAIVILLVVVLIAALMSFIERRLLGLWQDRYGPNRVGPGGMFQIVADMLKIMFKEDWTPKFADKLTFRLAPAVAMATAVLSFMVIPVSPYLGVADMSIGLLFFMAMAGIAVYAVLFGGWSSNNKYALLGGLRSAAQTISYEVFLGISLMGVVAIAGSFNMREIVEAQKDVWFVIPQFLGFLIFVVAGVAVTHRHPFDQPEAEQELAEGYHVEYGGMKWGMFFVAEYVNVVLISALIVTLFFGGWLAPFNIDIPFIPPVFWFIIKTAFFVMMFVLARGSLMRPRYDQVMNFGWKICLPLALVNLLVTGAVILW, via the coding sequence ATGCAACAAGAATTAATCCGTCAAACGCCGCTTTGGGCTGAGAACTGGCCAATTGCCTACTCAGTCATTCAAGCGATTGTGATTTTACTCGTTGTAGTACTCATCGCTGCGTTGATGTCTTTTATTGAGCGTCGTTTACTGGGCTTATGGCAAGACCGTTATGGTCCGAACCGTGTAGGTCCTGGGGGGATGTTCCAGATCGTTGCTGACATGCTGAAAATCATGTTCAAAGAAGACTGGACACCAAAGTTTGCTGACAAATTGACTTTCCGTTTAGCTCCTGCTGTTGCCATGGCAACAGCGGTGTTGTCGTTCATGGTTATTCCTGTATCGCCATACTTAGGTGTTGCAGACATGAGCATCGGTCTATTGTTCTTTATGGCAATGGCCGGTATTGCAGTCTATGCCGTATTGTTTGGTGGTTGGTCATCAAACAACAAATATGCATTGCTTGGTGGTCTACGTTCTGCAGCTCAAACCATTTCGTATGAAGTGTTCTTGGGTATTTCATTGATGGGTGTGGTTGCAATTGCAGGCTCATTCAACATGCGTGAAATTGTAGAAGCACAAAAAGATGTATGGTTTGTCATTCCACAGTTCTTAGGTTTCTTAATCTTCGTGGTTGCAGGTGTTGCGGTTACTCACCGTCACCCATTTGACCAACCAGAAGCAGAACAAGAATTGGCGGAAGGTTACCACGTCGAGTACGGCGGTATGAAATGGGGGATGTTCTTCGTTGCAGAATATGTCAACGTGGTTCTGATCTCTGCATTGATCGTAACGCTATTCTTCGGTGGTTGGTTAGCGCCATTTAACATCGATATTCCGTTCATTCCACCAGTATTCTGGTTCATTATCAAAACAGCATTTTTTGTGATGATGTTTGTCTTGGCTCGTGGTTCACTTATGCGTCCACGTTATGACCAAGTGATGAACTTTGGTTGGAAGATTTGCTTACCATTAGCGTTAGTTAACTTATTAGTTACTGGCGCAGTGATTCTGTGGTAA
- the nuoL gene encoding NADH-quinone oxidoreductase subunit L, with the protein MSFLYLTVLFPLIGFVLLAAGRNKLPENVAAIIGVGAVGLSALVALIAGLDFVNNGKVTYVQHLWTWFHVGNLSPGISLHLDGLSLLMMGMVTGVGFLIHIFASWYMRGEEDFARFFSYFNLFVASMLLLVLGDNLALLFLGWEGVGLCSYLLIGYYYQNPANGFAAIKAFTVTRIGDVFLLIALFLIYQQFGTLNIAEVVAAAPTVMTQSSSLTIWTALMLFLGAAGKSAQIPLQTWLADAMAGPTPVSALIHAATMVTAGVYLCCRMYTVFEMAPEVMMFISITGAVTLLVAGFAALVQTDIKRILAYSTMSQLGYMFMAVGAEAYQAGLFHMLTHAFFKALLFLSSGAVILAYHHEQNIFKMGGLFYKNKFLFACFAIGGGALAAIPYITVGFFSKDAILGAVWVQGESIAVYNSLYWAGVAGAFLTSIYTFRLIWVVFFGKENTPYHAIKGITYWGPLGILAVLSTFIGAVLKAPVESILNAAKIPAFVIPEALEHGMHSAEWTAVGIALVGLAIGVVLFAFAYSAVKSFAKTSLGAGLANICRNALGFDALYDIVFVKPYLLIAKILGRDPIDRLWLVLPAIVKGGHSFTSSRQTGSLRDYASSMALGIFVLLMVLIVTQIVGK; encoded by the coding sequence ATGAGTTTTTTATATTTAACAGTATTATTCCCGCTCATTGGTTTTGTCCTTTTAGCGGCAGGTCGCAACAAGCTTCCTGAAAATGTTGCTGCCATTATTGGTGTGGGGGCAGTTGGCCTTTCTGCATTGGTTGCTTTGATCGCTGGTCTAGACTTTGTTAATAACGGCAAAGTGACTTATGTTCAACATCTGTGGACATGGTTCCATGTCGGTAATCTAAGCCCAGGCATTAGCTTACATCTTGACGGTTTATCACTGCTCATGATGGGTATGGTGACGGGTGTCGGTTTCCTGATTCACATCTTTGCGTCATGGTACATGCGTGGTGAAGAAGACTTTGCACGTTTCTTCTCTTATTTCAACCTGTTCGTTGCTAGCATGTTGCTGCTCGTATTGGGCGATAACTTGGCGTTGCTCTTCTTAGGTTGGGAAGGCGTAGGTCTTTGCTCGTACTTGCTGATTGGTTACTACTACCAAAACCCTGCAAACGGTTTTGCGGCAATTAAAGCATTTACCGTAACACGTATCGGTGATGTGTTCTTACTGATCGCTTTGTTCTTAATTTACCAACAGTTCGGTACATTAAACATTGCGGAAGTGGTTGCAGCTGCACCAACAGTGATGACACAAAGTTCATCTTTAACCATTTGGACAGCATTGATGTTGTTCTTGGGTGCGGCAGGTAAATCTGCACAGATCCCATTACAAACATGGTTGGCCGATGCAATGGCAGGTCCTACACCTGTATCTGCATTGATCCACGCTGCAACGATGGTAACCGCAGGTGTTTACCTGTGTTGCCGTATGTACACCGTGTTTGAAATGGCACCTGAAGTGATGATGTTTATCTCAATCACAGGTGCGGTAACCTTGTTAGTGGCTGGTTTTGCTGCATTGGTTCAAACAGACATCAAACGTATTTTGGCTTACTCAACCATGAGTCAGCTCGGTTATATGTTTATGGCTGTTGGGGCGGAAGCTTACCAAGCAGGCCTGTTCCACATGCTAACTCACGCATTCTTCAAGGCATTATTGTTCTTGTCTTCAGGTGCAGTGATTTTGGCTTACCACCACGAACAAAACATCTTCAAGATGGGCGGTTTGTTCTACAAGAACAAATTCCTATTTGCTTGTTTCGCCATTGGTGGCGGTGCATTGGCCGCGATTCCATACATCACCGTGGGCTTCTTCTCTAAAGACGCGATCTTGGGTGCAGTTTGGGTACAAGGCGAATCAATCGCAGTGTATAACTCATTATACTGGGCGGGTGTAGCAGGTGCATTCTTAACCTCGATTTACACATTCCGTCTGATTTGGGTTGTGTTCTTTGGTAAAGAAAATACCCCATATCATGCGATTAAAGGCATCACCTACTGGGGACCTTTGGGTATTCTTGCAGTACTTTCAACCTTCATTGGTGCGGTACTTAAAGCACCTGTAGAAAGCATTTTAAATGCAGCAAAAATCCCAGCATTTGTAATCCCAGAAGCATTAGAACATGGCATGCACAGCGCTGAATGGACTGCTGTTGGTATTGCACTTGTTGGTTTAGCGATTGGTGTGGTGTTATTTGCATTTGCTTATAGTGCTGTGAAAAGCTTTGCTAAAACGTCATTGGGTGCAGGTCTTGCAAACATTTGCCGTAATGCGCTAGGTTTCGATGCGCTCTATGACATCGTTTTTGTGAAACCATATTTGCTTATTGCGAAGATTTTAGGTCGTGATCCAATTGATCGCTTGTGGTTAGTCTTGCCTGCTATTGTGAAAGGTGGACATAGTTTCACAAGTTCACGTCAAACAGGTTCATTGCGTGATTACGCATCAAGCATGGCATTAGGTATCTTTGTATTGCTAATGGTCTTGATCGTAACTCAGATCGTGGGGAAATAA
- the nuoM gene encoding NADH-quinone oxidoreductase subunit M produces the protein MTNNWILPALILVPFIAGFICWLVDKLDDKLPRYIALIGMLITLGLTVALWQTGTFNYELGAKVPSWSAEFMLPWIQTLGINIHLAVDGLSLLMVGLTALLGVLAVGCSWGEIQKNVGFFHLNLLWSLGGVIGVFLAIDMFLFFFFWEMMLVPIYFLIALWGHKGAEGKSRVYAATKFFIYTQVAGLIMLIGILGLVVYGYMMTGMIGFDYNYLLAVANTLDKELPTVAYAFMLCLFVGFAVKLPVFPLHGWLPDAHAQAPTAGSVDLAGILIKTAAYGLLRFVIPFFPAASAQFADIAIIFGLIGIFYGAWCAFQQTDMKRLLAYTSISHMGFVLLAIYAGNILTFQGLMIMMLAHGLSSAALFIMCGQVYERVHTRDMRLMGGMRGQFPYLAFFLMFFVAALVGIPGLGNFIGEFLILMGSYAKFPVFTILAAVSLVFAGLYGLILIHKALFGTPNEEQQQHYNNPLKDLNAREVVILLICAFGLLWLGLYPQSFLDISNSSMAWLANSYIPVQEVVDVASQATVQLENVEMQ, from the coding sequence ATCACAAACAACTGGATTCTACCCGCGCTGATCTTAGTTCCGTTCATTGCTGGTTTTATTTGTTGGTTAGTCGACAAACTCGACGACAAACTGCCGCGTTATATTGCGCTGATTGGTATGCTCATTACTTTGGGCTTGACCGTTGCGCTGTGGCAAACAGGTACATTTAACTACGAACTTGGCGCAAAAGTGCCATCGTGGTCTGCTGAATTCATGTTGCCATGGATTCAAACTTTAGGCATTAACATCCACTTAGCCGTGGATGGCCTATCTCTATTAATGGTGGGCTTAACGGCACTTTTAGGTGTGTTGGCTGTCGGCTGTTCTTGGGGTGAAATTCAAAAGAATGTTGGTTTCTTCCACTTAAACCTTTTATGGTCTTTGGGTGGTGTGATCGGTGTCTTCTTAGCGATTGACATGTTCTTGTTCTTCTTCTTCTGGGAGATGATGCTTGTACCTATCTACTTCTTGATCGCGCTTTGGGGTCATAAAGGGGCAGAAGGTAAATCACGTGTTTACGCTGCAACCAAATTCTTTATCTATACGCAAGTCGCTGGTCTTATTATGTTGATCGGTATCCTAGGCCTCGTGGTTTATGGTTACATGATGACAGGTATGATCGGTTTTGATTACAACTACTTATTAGCTGTAGCCAACACTTTAGACAAAGAGTTACCTACTGTTGCTTATGCATTCATGCTGTGTTTATTCGTCGGTTTTGCGGTAAAACTTCCAGTTTTCCCATTACACGGCTGGTTACCAGATGCGCATGCACAAGCACCTACAGCGGGTTCGGTTGACCTTGCAGGTATCTTGATTAAGACGGCTGCATACGGTCTACTTCGTTTTGTGATTCCATTCTTCCCAGCGGCTTCTGCACAGTTTGCAGACATCGCGATCATTTTCGGTTTAATCGGTATCTTCTACGGTGCTTGGTGTGCTTTCCAGCAAACCGATATGAAACGTTTACTTGCGTACACGTCGATTTCACACATGGGTTTTGTTTTACTTGCGATTTACGCAGGTAACATTTTAACCTTCCAAGGTTTGATGATCATGATGTTGGCACATGGCTTGTCATCTGCTGCATTGTTCATTATGTGTGGTCAAGTGTACGAGCGTGTGCATACACGCGATATGCGTTTGATGGGCGGTATGCGTGGTCAGTTCCCATATCTTGCATTCTTCCTCATGTTCTTCGTGGCGGCGCTTGTGGGTATTCCGGGTCTAGGTAACTTCATTGGTGAGTTCCTGATCTTGATGGGTTCTTATGCAAAATTCCCGGTGTTTACTATTCTTGCAGCTGTAAGCTTAGTATTTGCAGGTCTTTATGGCTTGATTCTGATCCACAAAGCATTGTTTGGTACACCGAACGAAGAACAACAACAGCACTACAACAACCCATTGAAAGACTTAAATGCGCGTGAAGTAGTGATCTTGTTAATCTGTGCTTTCGGTCTGTTATGGCTGGGTCTATATCCACAAAGCTTCCTTGATATTTCAAATTCAAGCATGGCGTGGTTAGCGAACAGCTACATTCCTGTACAAGAAGTCGTTGACGTTGCAAGTCAAGCAACTGTTCAACTCGAAAATGTGGAGATGCAATAA
- the nuoI gene encoding NADH-quinone oxidoreductase subunit NuoI, whose protein sequence is MYKILAGFGSIVRSLWMVFSHVTRKRDTILYPEVPAEQIVPPRFRGRIVLTRDPDGEERCVACNLCAVACPVGCISLQKAEKEDGRWYPEFFRINFSRCIFCGMCEEACPTTAIQMTPDFELGEYVRQDLVYEKENLLISGPGKYPDYNFYRVTGMAVTGKDKGQAQRESAPVDVRSLLP, encoded by the coding sequence ATGTATAAAATTCTAGCTGGGTTCGGGTCAATCGTACGTTCACTGTGGATGGTTTTCTCACACGTGACACGTAAACGTGACACCATTCTTTACCCAGAAGTGCCAGCCGAACAAATTGTTCCACCACGTTTCCGTGGTCGTATCGTGTTAACACGTGACCCAGATGGTGAAGAACGTTGTGTTGCGTGTAACTTATGTGCAGTTGCATGTCCTGTTGGTTGTATTTCACTACAAAAAGCAGAAAAAGAAGATGGTCGTTGGTATCCGGAGTTTTTCCGTATCAACTTCTCACGTTGTATTTTCTGCGGTATGTGTGAAGAAGCATGTCCGACGACTGCAATTCAAATGACTCCAGATTTCGAGTTGGGTGAATACGTTCGTCAAGACTTGGTATACGAGAAAGAAAACTTACTCATTTCAGGTCCTGGTAAATATCCAGACTACAACTTCTACCGTGTAACAGGTATGGCTGTAACTGGAAAAGACAAAGGTCAAGCGCAGCGTGAAAGCGCACCAGTTGATGTACGGAGCTTATTACCATGA
- the nuoK gene encoding NADH-quinone oxidoreductase subunit NuoK — protein MGNIPLEHGLIVATILFALGFYGVMVRRNLLFMLMSLEIMMNAAALAFVLAGSAWVQPDGQIMFILILTLAAAEACIGLAIVLQFYHRFHHLDVDAASEMRG, from the coding sequence ATGGGCAACATCCCTTTAGAACATGGTTTGATTGTTGCAACCATTCTTTTTGCACTGGGTTTTTACGGTGTGATGGTGCGACGCAATCTATTATTTATGTTAATGAGCCTTGAAATCATGATGAACGCAGCTGCGCTTGCGTTTGTTCTGGCTGGTAGTGCATGGGTACAACCAGACGGACAAATCATGTTTATTTTGATCTTAACGCTTGCTGCGGCAGAGGCTTGTATTGGTCTTGCGATCGTCCTTCAGTTCTACCATCGCTTCCATCACTTGGATGTGGATGCTGCTAGTGAGATGCGCGGATGA